Proteins from one Chitinophaga oryzae genomic window:
- a CDS encoding S24 family peptidase — MYEGQNKKIKAYFDKNDLSLTDVKKKTGIPHSTLSSIINNPSGNPSLKTLQSLRKHFPDLDSNNDNPLTVNEPSVLYGTKVQWRGVPIYDTEVTGGLLSLIRDEQPSEPIYYLPIPGFRDCKFGARVSGDSMYPEIRNGDFVICKEVSLFVYGDIYLVVTEDGQETVKHVHPHENPDYVTLVPSNKDVPATPIEKAKIKKFYKVKGVIKGY, encoded by the coding sequence ATGTATGAAGGTCAGAATAAAAAAATCAAGGCATATTTCGACAAAAACGATCTTTCGTTAACAGACGTAAAGAAGAAAACGGGCATCCCACACTCTACTCTCTCTTCGATAATTAATAATCCGAGCGGGAATCCGAGTCTTAAAACGTTGCAATCGTTACGAAAGCATTTTCCGGATCTGGACTCAAATAACGACAACCCGTTAACAGTTAATGAGCCCTCGGTATTATATGGAACGAAGGTCCAGTGGCGTGGCGTGCCTATTTATGATACAGAGGTTACTGGAGGTCTACTTTCTCTGATACGTGACGAGCAACCCAGCGAACCCATTTACTACTTGCCGATTCCTGGTTTTCGGGATTGTAAGTTCGGCGCCCGTGTAAGCGGGGACAGCATGTATCCGGAAATTCGTAATGGTGACTTTGTAATCTGTAAGGAGGTCAGCCTATTTGTGTATGGGGATATATACCTCGTGGTAACAGAAGATGGTCAAGAGACGGTCAAGCACGTACATCCGCACGAAAACCCGGACTACGTGACATTGGTCCCAAGCAACAAGGACGTGCCTGCAACGCCGATTGAGAAGGCCAAAATCAAAAAGTTTTATAAAGTAAAAGGAGTAATCAAAGGATATTAA